From a single Bradyrhizobium sediminis genomic region:
- a CDS encoding AraC family transcriptional regulator yields MQKTVFSSNDLPDHLGEAARFDLWQDIHVAEIWSVEYAVSENLPFEAVIEATTLGPLVLGQMAGTIKRATRKASNIADDGNDGYLLLINKADTLLTGVQVGREYAVGQGEAALVTASESLKMLGADKNVWMNVVIPRDVLTQAFPQIDARLALKIGAENEALDLLKRYCQLLETGRPLMGADLVTHATTTIVDLIGLATGAKGEMAELAGLRGLRAARLQAVLTKIADNFTNHGISAQGVARELKLSVRYVHDLLQETGVSFSERILELRLQKTYKMLSERHRGAMRVSEIAMICGFNDVAYFNRCFRRRFGCTPSSAR; encoded by the coding sequence ATGCAAAAAACTGTGTTTTCATCCAACGACCTGCCGGATCATCTTGGCGAGGCGGCCAGGTTTGACCTTTGGCAGGACATCCATGTCGCGGAGATATGGTCGGTCGAATATGCCGTATCTGAAAATCTGCCTTTCGAAGCTGTGATCGAAGCCACGACTCTCGGGCCCCTGGTTCTTGGCCAGATGGCCGGAACGATCAAGCGCGCGACGAGAAAGGCGAGCAATATCGCCGATGATGGCAATGATGGTTACCTGCTGCTGATCAACAAGGCCGACACTTTGCTGACCGGGGTGCAGGTTGGCCGCGAATACGCCGTCGGCCAGGGAGAAGCGGCCCTGGTCACTGCGTCGGAATCGCTAAAGATGCTCGGCGCCGACAAGAATGTCTGGATGAACGTGGTGATCCCGCGAGATGTCCTGACGCAGGCATTCCCGCAGATCGATGCCAGACTGGCGTTGAAGATCGGCGCCGAAAACGAAGCTCTCGATCTTCTCAAGCGCTATTGTCAACTTCTTGAAACCGGCCGTCCTCTCATGGGGGCCGATCTCGTAACACATGCAACAACAACGATCGTCGATCTAATCGGCCTCGCGACTGGCGCGAAAGGCGAGATGGCCGAGTTGGCGGGCTTGCGCGGCCTGAGAGCAGCCAGGTTGCAGGCGGTCCTGACCAAGATCGCAGACAATTTCACCAACCATGGCATCTCTGCGCAGGGCGTCGCGCGGGAGCTCAAGCTGTCGGTCCGTTATGTCCACGATCTCCTGCAGGAGACCGGTGTGAGCTTCTCCGAGCGCATTCTCGAATTGCGGCTGCAGAAAACTTACAAGATGCTGTCGGAGCGACATCGCGGCGCGATGCGGGTCAGCGAAATCGCCATGATCTGCGGCTTCAACGACGTGGCCTACTTCAATCGCTGTTTCCGCCGTCGCTTCGGCTGCACGCCGAGCAGTGCGCGATAG
- a CDS encoding restriction endonuclease subunit S has translation MSQANGVERRGFAVWWADLDRWSVNSLRTTVWHWPREVVRPLSEAIERSVEPVDKRQFELRPEHFISIRFSGEIEPRDLHGKSEFKGALFFASPGDIVYSKIDVRNGAIGIVPETVVRAVVTSEFPVYHIKENVALRDYVQIVFRTSTFRSIINRMVSGASGRKRVQPEDLENVPIPLPSKSEQEKIVAFWREAQGALMEARGRLDSIVASLNQQLWSIYQTATSVDMLAQRSFSLEWKDMDQWDGKSARAVAYRLACPNFTPLSEIAEEISDLVRPWEDPDKEWPVFGVNNTEGVFFSHNQKGSDFNAPYKRIRKNWFFHNPTRANVGSLGVVSDVPDDALTSPEYQVWRLTDETPVGYIATLINTQFFLKLVDVHRVGGVKQRLYAESLLRIVVPPVSRSIQEEIAKARSSALVSIKEAKLRLLEAESELEKIVLGIKSI, from the coding sequence ATGTCGCAGGCCAATGGCGTCGAAAGACGAGGCTTTGCTGTTTGGTGGGCCGATTTAGACCGCTGGAGCGTTAACTCGCTAAGAACCACCGTATGGCATTGGCCTCGCGAAGTAGTTAGGCCGTTGTCGGAGGCCATCGAGCGATCCGTGGAGCCGGTTGACAAGCGACAGTTCGAATTGCGGCCCGAGCATTTCATCTCGATTCGGTTTTCGGGAGAGATCGAGCCGCGCGATCTTCACGGAAAGTCTGAGTTCAAGGGCGCGTTGTTTTTTGCGTCTCCAGGCGACATAGTTTATTCGAAGATTGACGTAAGAAACGGAGCCATTGGAATCGTTCCGGAAACGGTAGTTCGCGCCGTAGTGACGAGCGAGTTTCCTGTATACCACATTAAGGAAAATGTGGCGCTTCGTGACTATGTGCAAATTGTTTTTCGGACGTCCACGTTCCGTTCGATAATAAACAGAATGGTCAGCGGGGCGAGCGGAAGAAAACGCGTTCAGCCAGAAGATTTGGAGAATGTACCGATTCCCTTGCCCAGCAAGTCTGAGCAAGAGAAGATTGTCGCGTTCTGGCGGGAAGCTCAGGGAGCTTTGATGGAGGCTCGTGGGCGATTGGATTCAATCGTAGCCAGCTTAAACCAACAGCTATGGTCGATTTATCAAACGGCGACGTCGGTCGATATGCTTGCCCAGCGTTCATTTTCTCTCGAATGGAAGGACATGGACCAATGGGATGGCAAGAGTGCTCGGGCAGTTGCCTATCGACTTGCCTGTCCTAATTTCACCCCGCTGTCGGAAATCGCCGAAGAGATAAGCGACCTCGTGCGGCCTTGGGAAGATCCGGATAAAGAATGGCCAGTATTTGGCGTGAATAACACGGAGGGAGTGTTCTTCAGTCACAACCAAAAGGGCTCAGATTTCAATGCGCCCTATAAAAGGATCAGAAAGAATTGGTTCTTTCATAATCCAACCCGAGCCAATGTGGGCTCCCTTGGAGTTGTTTCGGACGTGCCCGACGATGCGCTCACAAGCCCAGAATATCAAGTGTGGCGCTTAACTGACGAAACACCTGTTGGATACATCGCAACACTCATTAACACCCAATTCTTTTTGAAGCTCGTGGATGTGCATCGAGTTGGTGGTGTCAAGCAGCGGCTGTATGCGGAGAGCTTACTTCGGATAGTAGTTCCCCCCGTGAGCCGCTCGATTCAGGAGGAGATTGCGAAAGCGAGAAGCTCCGCGCTTGTATCGATTAAAGAGGCGAAGTTGCGACTTCTTGAAGCAGAAAGCGAGCTCGAGAAGATCGTGCTTGGTATCAAATCGATTTAA
- a CDS encoding head maturation protease, ClpP-related, with translation MSKSWFSMRASGGPVGELQIFSDIGGGGVTSEAFHAELSRMRARGVKTLIISINSDGGDVPIGFHIFNMLERFPAKKIVRIDGLAASMASVIAMVGDEIIMPSNAMMMIHNPWGGVAGSVEQIESFGTALKTMRENIVGAYAKRTRLAVDQIRAMMDKETWLSAEEAVRLGFADRIEAPLKMAAMASLPDVSRFKNAPTRARGIAAIRADIFDKFNRKSETSPGGQRRYLTKDERWEYGDS, from the coding sequence ATGTCCAAGTCATGGTTCTCAATGCGCGCATCGGGCGGTCCGGTCGGTGAGCTTCAGATTTTCAGCGACATCGGCGGCGGTGGCGTTACCTCTGAAGCTTTCCACGCGGAACTTAGCCGAATGAGGGCACGGGGCGTGAAGACGCTGATTATCAGCATCAACAGTGACGGCGGAGATGTTCCAATCGGTTTTCATATTTTCAACATGTTAGAGCGCTTCCCCGCAAAGAAAATTGTGCGCATCGATGGTCTTGCGGCATCCATGGCTTCGGTGATCGCGATGGTTGGCGATGAAATCATCATGCCTTCCAACGCCATGATGATGATCCACAACCCATGGGGTGGTGTCGCTGGCAGTGTCGAACAGATTGAATCGTTCGGCACGGCACTGAAGACGATGAGGGAAAATATTGTAGGCGCATACGCCAAGCGCACACGTCTCGCGGTGGACCAAATCCGCGCCATGATGGACAAGGAAACGTGGCTATCCGCAGAAGAGGCGGTGCGGCTTGGCTTTGCGGATCGAATCGAAGCACCGTTGAAGATGGCAGCGATGGCCAGCCTACCGGACGTCTCCCGCTTCAAGAATGCACCGACGCGCGCGCGTGGAATCGCTGCCATCCGAGCGGACATCTTCGACAAGTTCAATCGCAAGTCAGAAACGAGCCCCGGCGGACAGCGGCGCTACCTCACGAAGGATGAGAGGTGGGAATATGGCGACTCCTAA
- a CDS encoding TetR/AcrR family transcriptional regulator, translated as MPKPSLKNEIIAAGLRVMFRKGYEGASVRDVVAEAGAPQGSFTNHFRSKEAFAEAVLNHYFDRTRGLVVAALGDSSLTPRDRLRRYLDVITDRLAADNYMRGCLIGDFSIEVSQASDALRLRLAEIYREWLVPFADCIAEGQRSGEIDARFSPQDLAEFLLASWEGAILRMKVERDPEPLERFKRIAFATVFSSTERTVTK; from the coding sequence ATGCCGAAACCATCCTTGAAAAACGAGATCATCGCCGCCGGATTGCGGGTCATGTTCCGCAAGGGCTACGAGGGCGCGAGCGTGCGCGACGTCGTGGCCGAGGCCGGGGCGCCGCAAGGCTCATTCACCAATCATTTCCGCTCGAAGGAGGCGTTCGCGGAGGCGGTTCTCAATCACTATTTCGACCGCACGCGCGGGCTTGTGGTGGCTGCCCTGGGCGATTCCTCGCTGACGCCGCGCGACCGGCTTCGCCGTTACCTCGATGTCATCACGGATCGTCTGGCCGCCGACAACTATATGCGCGGCTGTCTGATCGGCGATTTCAGTATCGAAGTCTCGCAGGCAAGCGATGCGCTTCGGCTGCGGCTCGCGGAAATCTATCGGGAATGGCTCGTCCCTTTCGCGGATTGTATTGCCGAAGGGCAGCGATCGGGGGAGATTGACGCCCGGTTTTCTCCGCAGGATTTGGCGGAATTTCTGCTCGCCTCCTGGGAAGGAGCGATCCTGCGAATGAAGGTCGAGCGCGATCCCGAGCCGCTAGAGCGCTTCAAGCGCATTGCATTCGCGACGGTGTTTTCAAGTACTGAAAGGACGGTCACGAAGTGA
- a CDS encoding DNA primase family protein has product MTDRDNTEIQIRLQVTKVEAPDSEIEFFSEPEHGPAPKHGWDNAIDVAEFKRRCQDAAHFPLANAKGLAFFYQLSHDARDLGISERTAIDLMDRYCTSQISKASISLECHRAYLAAMSIPGVLSRAARANANAVAALVSSDDDNPWTAAVDGDEAPHVWPKPLTYQGKDNASKCAEGFLAERPDKLLSSDGVLYTLEGHRIWRRLDDNELAAEIRATDPTTILDVGKIYQMVNAIHLVRFTKARPFEWIDRPEGAPDANDLILASNGILNLKTGELIPHSGRYFATGLPDWKYDLEATCPLWLEKLGEWLHPSFHATLQEFFGYMLTADTSIEVLLAMIGAKRGGKGTITRIMQALVGKEHHASVMLNDLAGDFGLAGLMDKRAIFIPDAHDADMSRRSAAIERIKSITGNDEVSVNRKNQSMLSLKVPAKIVLVANKHPKFLDESGALADRELVLVFESSFAKTKDTELGGKLKAELSGIANWTIQGLRRLRASGNKFTIGERGRKAQRELAESQSPALRFANESLIVTGDKADFIPDDVLFPVYEHWARSIEGMSARETRNKSDFKNDLMAALTERGVRYTQRRRRPDGALAEWKHGEGVKMRGFAGVKLKAGWSAAEDQ; this is encoded by the coding sequence ATGACCGACCGCGACAATACCGAAATCCAAATACGGCTCCAAGTAACAAAGGTCGAAGCGCCCGACTCCGAAATCGAGTTCTTTTCCGAACCTGAGCACGGCCCCGCGCCCAAGCACGGCTGGGATAACGCAATCGATGTAGCCGAGTTCAAGCGCCGCTGTCAGGACGCGGCGCACTTTCCGTTGGCAAACGCCAAGGGGCTGGCGTTCTTCTATCAGCTTTCTCATGACGCCCGCGATCTTGGTATTAGCGAGCGGACGGCCATTGATTTGATGGACCGCTACTGCACAAGTCAAATCTCCAAGGCGTCGATTTCTCTGGAATGCCATCGCGCGTACCTGGCCGCAATGAGCATCCCCGGTGTGTTGAGCCGTGCGGCCCGTGCGAATGCGAACGCTGTTGCCGCCTTGGTATCATCGGACGATGACAACCCATGGACCGCTGCCGTTGACGGCGACGAAGCGCCGCACGTATGGCCGAAGCCGTTGACGTATCAGGGCAAGGACAACGCCAGCAAATGCGCTGAAGGCTTTCTTGCCGAACGTCCGGACAAGCTGCTTTCGTCCGATGGCGTGCTTTACACATTGGAAGGCCACCGCATTTGGCGTCGGCTTGATGACAACGAACTGGCCGCAGAGATTCGGGCAACGGACCCGACGACGATTCTTGATGTCGGCAAAATCTATCAGATGGTCAACGCGATTCATCTTGTGCGCTTCACCAAGGCGCGGCCATTCGAATGGATCGATAGGCCGGAAGGCGCACCGGACGCGAACGATCTGATTCTAGCCTCCAATGGAATCTTGAACCTGAAAACGGGTGAGCTTATCCCACACTCCGGGCGTTACTTCGCGACGGGGCTTCCCGATTGGAAATATGATCTTGAAGCGACTTGTCCGCTTTGGCTAGAGAAGCTTGGGGAATGGCTGCACCCATCGTTCCATGCAACGCTACAGGAATTTTTCGGTTACATGCTCACCGCAGACACTTCAATCGAAGTGCTCTTGGCTATGATCGGCGCGAAGCGTGGCGGCAAGGGCACTATCACGCGCATCATGCAAGCGCTTGTTGGCAAGGAGCACCACGCTTCAGTGATGTTGAACGATTTGGCCGGTGACTTTGGACTCGCGGGCTTGATGGATAAGCGCGCGATCTTCATCCCCGACGCGCACGACGCGGACATGTCGCGCCGTTCGGCTGCAATAGAGCGTATCAAGAGCATCACCGGCAACGACGAAGTGAGCGTGAATCGCAAGAATCAATCCATGCTCTCTCTGAAGGTCCCGGCCAAAATCGTCTTGGTTGCAAACAAACATCCCAAATTCCTAGACGAGTCCGGCGCGTTGGCGGATCGTGAATTGGTGTTGGTGTTCGAATCGTCATTCGCCAAGACGAAGGACACGGAGCTAGGCGGCAAGCTGAAGGCCGAATTGAGCGGCATCGCGAATTGGACGATCCAAGGCTTGCGACGGCTGCGGGCGAGCGGCAACAAGTTCACCATTGGGGAGCGCGGGCGCAAGGCGCAACGCGAGCTTGCGGAGTCTCAGAGCCCGGCGCTGCGGTTCGCTAACGAATCCTTGATCGTGACGGGCGACAAAGCTGACTTCATCCCGGACGATGTGCTGTTCCCCGTCTATGAACATTGGGCGCGTTCTATTGAGGGCATGAGCGCACGGGAGACGCGAAACAAATCCGACTTCAAGAACGACCTGATGGCGGCGCTGACCGAACGCGGTGTGCGATACACTCAAAGGCGTCGGCGGCCGGATGGGGCGCTTGCGGAATGGAAGCATGGTGAGGGTGTGAAGATGCGCGGGTTTGCCGGTGTGAAGCTCAAGGCCGGATGGAGCGCGGCGGAAGACCAATAG
- a CDS encoding DMT family transporter, whose amino-acid sequence MTISQNQTAISLSGKSRQAPALLVFVGTLLAFNVILSKQAAASGAAMLWYLTVSLSASGLVLILLAARGGDLRRRLVGVLPYSIAAGALLALGMALGYLAVGHVGAAFIALAMAFPTLLTYLMSLALRMERHSGFRLSGVALSLAGGLLLARAKGGEIVPVDRLAVLVACMMPVVLAIGNIFRSRYWPHGATPLLLAGSILLCGAVATFPFAIWIEGGAVRSLWTMPAVTAITALATLSFTIQYVAVLRLQQIAGPTYLSQIGSVAAISGTFIAVAIFDERLPDGFGTAAIMIALGVVLFQLSARRR is encoded by the coding sequence ATGACCATTTCGCAGAACCAAACAGCCATATCGTTGTCTGGCAAATCCAGGCAGGCTCCCGCCCTTCTCGTCTTCGTCGGGACACTGCTTGCGTTCAACGTCATCCTGTCCAAACAGGCTGCCGCAAGCGGTGCGGCGATGCTTTGGTATCTTACGGTCTCGTTGAGCGCTTCAGGGCTGGTCCTCATCCTCTTGGCGGCGCGCGGCGGCGATCTGCGGCGAAGACTGGTGGGCGTCCTTCCCTACAGCATCGCGGCCGGGGCCCTGCTGGCCTTGGGCATGGCACTCGGCTATCTCGCCGTGGGGCATGTCGGGGCTGCCTTCATCGCGTTGGCCATGGCCTTCCCGACCCTCCTGACCTACCTGATGTCACTCGCTCTCCGGATGGAACGCCACAGCGGATTCCGGTTGTCCGGCGTTGCGCTGAGCCTTGCTGGCGGCCTGTTGCTGGCACGGGCCAAGGGCGGGGAGATCGTTCCCGTCGATCGGCTGGCGGTTCTTGTCGCCTGCATGATGCCGGTCGTTCTGGCCATTGGAAACATCTTCCGCTCGCGGTATTGGCCGCACGGCGCAACGCCGTTGCTGCTGGCCGGTTCAATACTGCTGTGTGGGGCTGTCGCCACCTTTCCCTTTGCGATCTGGATCGAGGGAGGCGCGGTGCGTTCCCTATGGACCATGCCGGCGGTCACGGCGATCACGGCGCTCGCGACCCTCTCGTTCACGATCCAATATGTGGCCGTCCTGCGCCTTCAGCAGATAGCAGGGCCAACCTATCTGAGCCAGATCGGGTCGGTGGCGGCCATTTCCGGTACATTCATTGCGGTCGCTATCTTCGACGAGCGATTGCCTGACGGGTTCGGGACGGCGGCCATCATGATCGCACTCGGCGTTGTTCTCTTTCAGCTCTCTGCGCGTCGGCGTTGA
- a CDS encoding restriction endonuclease subunit M yields MSKLPKKNNSTSIKSSTSAAEQPVVLRQGGKIWSHLRKKWLDETPEETVRQEYLVSTLLKEYGFSLGQIGEELEVTGRGSGHARADFVIWRSAIDKSDLNSPLIVVECKSDNVTISADDYGQGDNYARLTGARFFVTHNTQETKFWRVVHEKMPKSLEEIANIPHAEATDKEIEALISELKTFKEDEFADLLHQCHNVIRNREKLDPAAAFDEIAKILFVKVFVERELRAKRQRKNIFSAKFLDEQLGKNPLATLFDQTKDAYADDNIFEQDEEIRLRPATGREIIKLLEVYNLSDTSEDIKGIAFERFLGRTFRGEIGQFFTPRTIVEFMIRMIDPKEGELICDPASGSGGFLIRFFEIVRQKILLDADREYGRFRKEVERKKIPSAKRAEALRKKFAEIQLTLDQQRRDSRLWELANRCIYGTDANERMARTSKMNMIMHGDGHGGVHHHDGFLNVNGIFEGRFDIILTNPPFGASVEPSDVVHEADINVSRAAHKRYVEAFGDTYIDAIERVRSAVGQPIASLFELPKSSKSRIKTEILFIERCISLLKPGGRLGIVLPEGVFNNSSLAYVREFCENRAYIRAIVSLPAETFNSSGASVKASLLFLQKFTEDQAADFNAKNKEAVAFAEAKYAGRRRKEVARFKAEIIRARDAGQAQQRRLLEKELFDFERSIEQLIVKEARDRLKKTFAYPVFVYEADKAGITATGEQDQNELYPNDNLPEGLEQSCLERYQAFLTNPQALIAS; encoded by the coding sequence ATGAGCAAGCTTCCCAAGAAGAATAATTCCACATCAATCAAGTCATCGACGTCCGCGGCTGAGCAGCCGGTTGTCCTAAGGCAGGGTGGAAAGATCTGGAGTCATCTACGAAAGAAATGGCTCGACGAAACTCCAGAGGAAACGGTTAGGCAAGAGTATCTCGTATCAACCCTTCTGAAAGAGTATGGGTTTTCTCTGGGGCAAATAGGTGAGGAGCTTGAAGTCACGGGTAGGGGGTCAGGGCACGCTCGAGCAGACTTTGTCATTTGGCGTTCCGCGATCGACAAATCCGACCTAAACTCTCCGCTCATTGTTGTCGAGTGTAAGTCCGACAACGTTACGATTAGCGCCGATGACTATGGTCAAGGTGACAACTATGCGCGCCTAACCGGCGCAAGGTTTTTCGTGACGCACAATACCCAAGAAACAAAATTCTGGCGTGTCGTTCATGAGAAAATGCCTAAGAGTCTCGAAGAGATTGCCAACATTCCCCACGCGGAGGCGACCGACAAAGAAATAGAAGCTCTAATCTCAGAGCTTAAGACATTTAAGGAAGACGAGTTCGCCGACCTTCTGCACCAATGTCATAATGTCATCAGGAATCGCGAGAAACTTGATCCGGCCGCCGCGTTTGATGAAATTGCGAAAATCCTTTTCGTAAAGGTGTTCGTGGAGCGTGAACTTCGGGCTAAACGACAGCGTAAAAATATTTTTAGTGCGAAATTTCTCGATGAGCAGCTGGGCAAGAACCCACTTGCGACGCTCTTTGATCAAACAAAGGATGCTTATGCTGATGACAACATTTTTGAACAGGACGAAGAAATACGTTTAAGGCCAGCAACCGGCCGAGAGATAATCAAATTATTGGAAGTCTATAATCTCTCAGACACGAGCGAAGATATAAAGGGCATTGCGTTTGAGCGGTTCTTAGGTCGAACATTTCGAGGTGAGATAGGTCAGTTTTTTACGCCTCGTACAATCGTGGAATTTATGATCCGAATGATCGACCCCAAGGAGGGGGAGTTAATATGCGATCCCGCGAGCGGCTCCGGTGGATTTTTGATTCGATTCTTTGAGATAGTTCGGCAGAAAATATTGTTAGATGCTGATCGTGAGTATGGACGGTTCCGAAAGGAGGTTGAGCGCAAGAAGATTCCTTCCGCTAAGAGGGCCGAAGCGCTTCGAAAAAAATTCGCTGAAATTCAGTTGACGCTCGATCAGCAGAGACGTGATTCCCGTTTGTGGGAGCTTGCAAATCGTTGCATCTATGGAACGGACGCAAACGAACGCATGGCTCGGACGAGCAAAATGAATATGATCATGCATGGTGATGGCCATGGAGGAGTGCACCACCACGACGGATTTTTGAACGTCAATGGAATCTTCGAGGGGCGATTTGATATAATTCTGACCAATCCGCCATTTGGTGCGAGCGTTGAGCCGTCAGACGTAGTCCATGAAGCGGATATCAACGTAAGTCGGGCAGCGCATAAGCGTTATGTTGAAGCCTTTGGTGATACTTACATCGATGCAATTGAGCGGGTGCGTTCCGCTGTCGGGCAGCCGATAGCCAGCTTATTTGAGTTGCCCAAGAGCTCCAAGAGTCGCATTAAAACCGAAATATTATTTATCGAGCGGTGCATCTCTCTTCTCAAGCCGGGTGGCCGGTTGGGTATCGTTCTTCCAGAAGGGGTCTTTAACAACTCCTCGTTAGCTTATGTTCGAGAGTTCTGTGAGAATAGAGCCTACATTCGAGCAATAGTTAGCTTGCCCGCGGAGACGTTCAATTCATCAGGCGCAAGCGTCAAGGCATCTCTGCTATTTCTGCAGAAGTTTACAGAGGATCAAGCCGCCGATTTCAATGCAAAAAATAAAGAGGCTGTTGCTTTTGCTGAGGCAAAATACGCTGGACGTAGACGCAAGGAAGTCGCTCGGTTTAAGGCTGAAATTATACGTGCGAGGGATGCTGGCCAAGCCCAGCAGCGAAGGCTCCTTGAAAAGGAACTTTTCGATTTCGAGCGCAGTATTGAACAATTGATTGTTAAAGAGGCGCGCGATCGTCTGAAGAAGACGTTTGCGTATCCTGTCTTCGTCTATGAGGCGGATAAGGCTGGAATAACAGCCACGGGAGAGCAGGACCAAAATGAGCTCTATCCAAACGACAATCTCCCTGAAGGATTAGAACAGTCATGCTTGGAGCGTTACCAAGCATTCCTAACAAATCCCCAAGCCCTGATTGCGAGCTGA